The Procambarus clarkii isolate CNS0578487 chromosome 37, FALCON_Pclarkii_2.0, whole genome shotgun sequence genome window below encodes:
- the LOC123766000 gene encoding uncharacterized protein has protein sequence MAPVGAQYVPAHRMASGSSSRRPEHARLHPLDHPGRAPVPNYHSLDMAGPDLTDLLSRPSEAVSLNIPRVGSCPWCMVGDTTRVFPLWSKWVACLCFPLGLIALCLNYEDRCSFCDYVSTH, from the exons ATGGCACCGGTTGGCGCACAGTATG TTCCAGCTCACCGCATGGCCTCGGGCTCTTCAAGCCGCAGGCCTGAACATGCCCGCT TGCACCCACTTGATCATCCTGGGCGTGCCCCTGTCCCAAACTACCACAGTTTGGACATGGCAGGGCCCGATCTAACTGATCTACTGAGCCGCCCCTCTGAGGCTGTCTCTCTCAATATCCCACGTGTTGGTTCTTGCCCGTGGTGTATG GTTGGTGACACCACCCGGGTGTTTCCCTTGTGGAGCAAGTGGGTAGCCTGCTTGTGCTTTCCCCTCGGCCTCATAGCCCTATGCCTCAATTACGAGGACCGTTGCTCATTCTGTGACTACGTGTCGACCCATTAA